The Candidatus Poribacteria bacterium sequence CCTCCTTCGCCGCGGAGAGTGCGATTCGGAGGGCAGCGTGCGTTGAGCTTCCCTGTCGCAAACTCCCACAGAGGGCGACGACATAGGTGGATTGATCGTCGGTAGGTTTCATTTTAGCATCCCTTTCCGAGAAAGTAAAATCGGGTAATCTTTGTCAATTCAGTATCGTTTACCTAAATCCATTGCGATTCAACTTAGCATACCAGAAAAATAAAGGTATGTCAATAGAAATTACGCGGATGTAGATTTTCGTTGACATATTTGGATTCTTTCTTGTATCATATTTCTATAAGGTTAAAACGCGGGTCTCTTTTTACGGTAAACGTGGGCGTTTTGAAGGGTTCAATTCCCTTCTACCGTATCCAGTAGCGTTGTGTAAGAACCAAACACGCCCCGACAAGAACCACGTCGGTGCTACTGGAGGGGTTCATATACGAGTGAGACGAACCCTGACCTTGTGAGGACACTCGGAAGAAAAAAAGGCGTTAGCAAATCAACGGTATGAGGCCCGTGTGGGCTTCCCCGGGTGCTAACTTTGAGGGTTACTCCACGTAGCGCGAACCTTTGCTACGTGCAAATCGCCTGTTATCTTCTATGACGTGCCTAGACGACACTGGATACAGGCAGGTTGGACACGACGGTGTCTACAAAGGGACTTAAGGACTCCCGTAAGAAACTACATTTACCTACGCAAACGCAGGTTTACGCGGTTTTTTACTAACAGGTATACTCATGCGTTTAATGTTGTATTTATTTGCCGTTGCCCTTCTAATGGTGGGCAGCGCGTTTAACACACACGCCACGGTCACAGATGACGGCTTAATCCTTTACTTCAGTTTCGATGACGCGACAAATGGCACAGTTATGGATGAAACAGGCGGCGGAAATGATGGTGTAATTGATGGCGCAGAAATTGCTACGGATGAAAAAGTCTACGGCAATGGATCGTTGTTATGCGATGACGGGAATGACAGTGTGTCGGTCGATTCTTTTCCGGCATTAGAAGAATATACGGACAACTCCTATCTCTTCTGGCTCAATTTCACCGATGTGAATTCCGGTGCTTGGAATCAAATTATAGCAAAAAAGGCACCCGGTTCTGACCGGTCTCCGGGGATATGGACCTGTAACCGTGCACCGCTGTACATCCACTATCGGTTTAATCCCGGTAACGCCGGCACACTCTGTGCGGGTCCTGAGGGGGAAGATGACGAGTTTACGGTCGGTGACTGGTATCACGTCGCAGGTGTCAAAGAGGGTGACAAGTTGAGATTCTATGTAGATGGGGAAGAAGTTGTGGAACAAACGGTTCCGGCGAGTCACGCGCAAGGTGCGGAAAAACTCTATATCGGTAAAACGGGTTACGCCTCTGCGCTCTTCTACATTGATGACCTTTATGTCTACGATAGAGCCGTCAGCGCCGATGAGGTAGAAATTATCAAGGAAGGCGGTCTGCTCACGCCTGTCGAACCGCAAGACAAACTTGCCACGACGTGGGGACAGTTGAAAACGCGTCGTGATTAATTTCATACCACAAAATGCGGGACGGCTCTTATGTCGTCCCACATCCATTCTACAAGGTTGAAGACGGTTGATAGACAGACGCTTTTCCTGCAAATCCTAAACTCCTGTCCATTCTGATTCTAACAGCTATTCCGCGCTTTTGCCAAAATCTTTACACATCCCAGCCACAGATTTTTCTTGACATATTTAAGTGTTTTCGTGTATCATATTCCCACGAGTTAAAACGTGGTCTTTTTTTGAAGATTCACATAGTATGTTGACTTTGTTTCAGACATGAGGAGGTTACTCATGCGTTTGGTTATGTATGTACTCACCGTTGCCCTATTCGTAATAGGCAGCGCACTCACCACAGATGCCGCGAATGTCACAGATAAAGGGTTAATCCTTTACTTCAGTTTCGATGAAGCGAAAGGTGGAAAACTTGTAGATGAAACCGGTGGCGGAAATGATGGTAAAGTCGTTGATGGGGGGTCGATTGACAAAAATAAAGGGAAGTACAAAGGCGCGATGTTATTTGAAAAAGGCGCGCACAGTGTGACAGTCGATTCCTTCAAAGAATTAGAAGATTATACGGACAACTCCTATCTCTTCTGGCTCAACTTTACGGATCCGAACTCCGGTGGCTGGGATCAAATTATTGCGAAAAAAGCACCCGGTTCTGACCGTTCACCCGGTATATGGACCTGTAACCGTGTGCCCCTGCATATCCACTATCGGTTTAATCCCGGTAACGCCGGCACGCACTGTGCAGGTCCCGATGGAGAGAACGACACATTTGATGAGAATAAATGGTATCACATTGCAGGTGTCAAAGAGAAGGCCGAGTTGAAGTTTTATGTTGATGGAAAAGAAGTTGTGAAGATAGCTGTTCCGAAGGACCACGCCCAAGGAGCAGAGAAACTTTATATCGGTAGAACGGGTTATAACGCCGCGAAGTTCTGGATCGACGATCTCTACGTCTACGACAGAGCCGTCAGTGCTAAAGAGGTTACAGAGATTATGGACGGTAAACTACTTCCTGTTGAACCTGCGGACAAACTTGCCGCTACGTGGGGGCAACTGAAAAAGCGTCGTGACTAATTTCATCCCCTGAAGTGTTGGGACGGCTTCCGCGTCGTCCCACACCTATTCTCTCATCCGCGTATGTTTACGCATCACTACCGTCTATTCCCCATAGTGAAAACTTTAATCACCTGTTTTGTCCTGTTCATTTCGCTTTCATCTATACAAGGGTGGTGCGATACTGAAGGAGCGCTGAACAGTAGGTTTGAACGCGGTGTACACTACCTTGCCCGGGAGCAGTATGGTCTGGCACTCGCCGAATTTCAGAGCATCCGACAAGAATTTTCGACATCAGAGAACGTTGAGAGTCTCGCCGAATGCTATATCGGTATTGTCTATCAGGAGTTGAACAGTTTAAGCGCGGCGGTATCGGCGTATCAGAGGGCTTTGGCGCTGACTGCACCGTCGGATGTGCATGGAACCGCGCACCTTCATTTGGGCATTGTCTATAAAACACAAGGCGAATTGATGCTCGCTGAAAACCATCTCGGACAAGCACTCGCCCTGTTGCCTGAAATTGCGGAGGTCCACATCCATCTCGGCGATGTGTACGTGTTGCAACACCGATTGAACGCGGCTGAAAATGCTTATCGTGCGGGTATCCGCTTAAATCCTGACCATACTGAGTCCTATTACGGGTTGGGCAGGGTATCAGAACTGCAGAATCGTCTGCAACAGGCGATGGAATACTACGATGCGGCGCTCGTGCGCAATCAATATCTATCACAGGCACATTATCGGCGTGCCCTTACCTATCGGCGGCTTGGAAACAGTGAACAAGCAACGGCTGCCATGGCACAGTTTCGACACTTGAAAACTTACGAGGACACGGTCCATGAGTATCGGGAAGCACTCTATCTAAATCCGAATCTCCCGATGCTGTATATCAAATTGGGAGAACTTCACGAAGCCTATAGTAATTTCGCTGCAGCGGTTCGGATTTATGAAACTGCGACACAGGTGCATCCCTCTTACGTGCCGGCGCACATTCATCTCGGTGAGGTCTTCATCAAACAGCGAGCTTTTGAAAAAGCGGCATCGGCGTATCAGAGATCCACAGAAATTGCGCCAGACGACCCACAGACCTGGTTGAAGTTAGGTGTCATCTATATCAACCAGCAACGGTTTGAACCAGCGATTGCAGCGTTCAAGCGTGCAATTGGTATAGATAACACAGTGGCAGAAGCATATAATAACTTGGCGCGCCTTTATGCGGGCCTCGGTGAAGAGAGGCAACAGGCAATTGACTTAGCGAAGCGTGCTGTCTCCTTAGAACCAACTGCGCGACACTACGATACGCTCGCATACACCTACTACCGCAACACACAATATGCAGAAGCTTTGGAAGCGATTCACCGAGCCATTGCTCTCGCACCAGATACAGGCGCATATAAAAAACTACTCTTGGAAATTCAAGCGGCGCAAAAGGAGAATAGATGAAAAAAGGAATATGTATTGGGTCATTACCGGGCAACTCGACGGAGGCGCGATTTAAACTCGCAAAAGAAGCCGGTTTTGACGGTGTGGAAATTAACACCCTCACGGATCGTGCCGAGCGGTCCGAGACAAAGGAGATTGCAACACAACATCAATTGGAAGTGTTCAGTGTGATGAATAGCAAACACTGGTCATGTCCACTTTCCGATGCCGAGGACGCCGTTCGTGCTGAATCACGTGAAGGAATGCTGGATTCCATAGCGACCGCAACAGTTGTCGGTGCAGATGCGGTGTTACTGGTTCCCGCTGTTGTCAATGAAGCGACTCACTACGAAGCGGCGTATGAACGTTCACAGGCAGAAATCCGCAAACTGATGCCAGAAGCGACAGAAAAAGGTATCACGATCGCTATTGAGAACGTTTGGAATAAATTTCTACTCAGCCCGATGGAATTTTCACAGTATCTGGATGAATTTGAGGATGAGACCGTAACAGCCTATTTTGACGTCGGTAATATTGTGCTGTACGGGTATCCGCAACACTGGATCCGCTCTCTTGGTAGTCGTATTTCTAAAGTGCATATCAAAGGTTTCAATGCAAACGAAAGTCGATTCACATATCTGATTGAAGACTGCACAATCGATTGGAACGCTGTCATGGCAGCGCTTGAAGATATCGGATATGACGACTACATGACTGCAGAACTCCCTGTTGACGGAGACAATCCGGAGGGCAGGGTGCACAGTATCAGCGATGATATGGACAGGATTATTGCTGGGAACGTTTGACAAAATTACGCATAGACAGGCGAGGTTGGGAAACCGCGCCAACGATTGACGGGCATTTTAAAATAAATGGAAGTTATTATTCAACCGACTTATGCGCAGCTTGTAGCGGTTTCAGCGGATATTATCCGGGATGCGCTCCTAAAGAAGCCAAACCTCGTTTTGGGACTTGCTACGGGGTCCACGCCGATTGGGCTGTATGAAGCCTTGGCGCGGATGCACGAGACAGAGGGACTCGATTTCTCAGCCGTAACGACTTTTAACTTGGATGAGTACGTCGGGATTCCACGGAACCATCCGTATAGTTACCATACCTTCATGGCTACCCATTTTTTTACCGCTGTTAATATCCGTGCCGAGAATTGCCATATCCCTCAGAGTACGGCTGTAGCGCACGAGGAATTTTGTGAGCAGTACGAAGCGGCAATTGTAAACGCGGGTGGCATCGATATCCAAGTGCTCGGTATTGGAAAAGATGGGCACATCGGTTTCAATGAACCGAGTTCATCTCTGGGGTCTCGGACTCGCATCAAAACGTTGACGCAGAGCACACTGGAGGCAAACGCGCCGCATTTCGGGGGCACCGTGGATGCAGTGCCCAAAATGGCGATTACCATGGGGGTAGGCACAATCATGGAAGCAAGACGGTGCATGCTGCTAGCAACGGGTGGATCTAAAGCGGAGGCGATTGCCAACGCCGTGGAGGGACCTATCACAGCGGAGGTGCCAGCATCGGTGTTACAGATGCATCCCCGAACGGTCGTCATCATTGATGAGGCAGCGGCTTCGCAATTGAAACGCGCAGACTATTATAAACAGGTTTATGCGAACAAGCAGGAACTGTTGTCTGAAGGGTACTAAATTTCTGCTGCGTTCAATTGATAAACTTGGATAGTTCAGATAAGCGTGTGGAGAATAGGACCTCGCAACGCTTCTTATGCGTCGGACAGACCGTATTCTTTTGATTTCCGTTGGATGGTTCTGCGGCTCACTTTGAGAATTTCTGCGGCTTTTGCCTTGTTGTTGTCCACGGATTCGAGAGTTGCGCGCAGTGCCTCCCGGTTAATTTCATCAAGCGACATGCCGACTTCTACATTTAAACGTTGGCCCCCGTTATTCACACCGGTTTGCCAGACATCAGGCACTGTAGGGGCTGGGTAACCCAGCCCGTACTTTGAAAACTCTGTTCCTGTTGCGTTGAGAATGCGTTCGGGCAGATGAATTTGCTGGATTGTCGATTGGTTGGACATAACAACCACACCCTCGATACAGTTTTTCAATTCGCGGACGTTTCCGGGCCAGTCGTATTTCATCAATGTCCTAACAGCTTCTGGTGTGATCGTTATTGGGGATTTACTGTTCTGTCGGCTAAACTCTTCGAGGAAGTCTTTAACCAGCAACGGAACATCTTCAATGCGTTCCTGAAGTGTTGGCAGGTAGATAGGCACTACGTTAAGTCGATCATAAAGATCTGGGAGGAATTCTCGCCTGCTGCAAGCGGCTTCCAAATCGTGGTTTGTGGCACACACAACACGGACATCCACCTGAATTGTCTTGTCCCCACCGACCCGTTCAAATTCGCGTTCTTCGAGGACCCGCAAAAGGCGTGCTTGATTGGATAGGCTGAGTTGTGAGACCTCGTCAAGGAAGAGGGTACCGCCATGTGCGAGTTCGAATCTCCCAATGCGTTGATGATACGCCCCACTAAACGCGCCACGCTCATGCCCAAAGAGTTCAGATTCTGCGAGGTTTTCGTTTAGCGTTGCACAATTAAAGGCGATGAGCGAGCCGCGCCGTAAACTTCGATGATGAATTGCACGCGCAACGAGTTCTTTGCCTGTCCCCCGAGCGCCGTATATCATCACAGTTGCTTTTGTCGGTGCGATCTGCGTAATCATATCGCGGATTTTCGTGATCTGCGGAGACTTCCCTGTCAGGCGGCGTAATCCTTCTTTCTCATCTATTTGTGATTGTAATTGCCGATTCTCAAAAGCGAGGCGTTGGTTTTCGAGGATCCGCTGCAGAAGTGCCGCTAGGTGAACAGGATTCACTGGTTTCGGTAGGAAGAAGGTGTCTTTATATGCCAGCATCGCTTTGATACCGATATCGGTTTCCAGAATGTTAGGCTCTGTAATAAATATTACACCGACATCAGGTTGATGCTGTGCCGCCGCATCGAGGAGTGTCAATCCATCAATCCGTTCCGCTCTCAATTGTGCGATGAGAATATCTACCTTGAGGTGCTCAATATGATGGAACGCTTGATACATATTCCGTGTCACGACAAGATGTAACCCTTGACCGGCAAGTGTTTCACAAACCAGTTCTCGTTCAGTCCTGTCGGCATCTACAATAAGCACCGTTTTTTGCGTGTTCATAGTTGGAGCACCTTTTAAAATATTCTCAATTTTCCACTCAAGGTATTTTAATTAGAAAAAAATATTTGTTTAAAATTTTGAATTCAGGTAAACTATTAGAATCATAATATACGATAAAATGGTAACATTTGATACGAAGAATTTTATTTGCCCTTTTTCGGAGGAATGAATGGACAAAAAGCTCAGCTCACTGTATAGACTTGGTGGGCTCACGGGTGGCTTAAGTGGCTTTCTCATGCTTACATCAAGTCTGTGGTTTATTTTTGGTTTATCGACGCTTTCTTCACTCCCATCAACAGAACAGCTTGAACTCATGGGAAGAATCGGGGTTTATCACGGAATCGGGGTTGTTTCGACCATTTTGCTTGTACCCACGCTATTGGCTGGGTATGGTTTACTTTCTTCAGACGCTGGTTCACGAAGTACTCTGGGCGCAAGCTTCGCTATTCCTTGGCTTGTCATAGAATTGATAGCCCATTGTTCACAAACTGCTCCGTTAAACTCGCTATCTGAACTTGCGGGCGAATCGACGACTGCAACAATTGGTACGTCGCTCTACGCACTGTGGGCGGAGTGGGGCGAAGCCCTCTTCATGACAGGTGCGTTCCTCTGTGCGCTTTTATCAATTTGCTACGGGTCCGCGTTCCTCTCATGGGGAAATCCGATTGCGGGTTATCTGTTCCTTGTTTCAGTGGTCGCTTTCCCAATAGGCATTTTTTTAGACTTCGGGGTACAATTGCATGTGCTCATCCGAGGCATCGCGTTCCTATTCTTGGGAGGGATCCTGATACAGGCACCGTATGAAGACGAGATATAGTGGACACTGGTATGAAACTATAGCCACTGTACAGTAAAAGTTGTAATACACCTTACCCTATTCCTCGTCCTCATTTAGCAATCTCTCCAACTCTGCCAAAATATCTTCTTCATCGCTTTCTGCCTCGGTGGCGTCTGCATCGAGTGTCTCCAAATCGGATCGGAATTCTATAAGGTTGCTGAGATACCGTTCACGCGTAATATTTTCTGCCTCACCGTGTTCCTCGCGTAAACATTCGCCACAGAACTCCCCGATCTGTTGAATTCCAGCGTCAATATGTTGCAATGCTGTCGCTGTATCATCCGCTTCCAAGCTTAATTCTGCCTTGGCGATACTGTGCATCATGAGCATATAACCTTTATACTGGTAACTCCGCCAAGCGATTTCGGATGGCGCACAGTCGCGTGCCAAATTTGTTACTGCCAGATTCATAGCAGTATCGCGCTGGACATCTTCCCACCGTTTGATGCCCGCAAATAGGAGATAACGGGTATACCGATGAAAAGATTCCTCAAAAAGGGTTTCCCATTCCTCCGCCTCCAATTGAAAACCCTCGCGGGTCCCGTGCTGTTCTTCATATTCTCGCACCTTTGCGAAGAAGTAATCGTAATAGGAATCTACACCGTGTGGACGCATACCATCGGGTCGACCGGTCGCGTAAATGCGCGAGATAGTGAAGGCATTGGGTTGTACAACGACTACTTCTCTACCATCTTCAATTTGCAAAACACTCACAGGACGGTCCACATCAAGGTTGAGCGACTCAAGGATTCGATCGAACGTTTGAACCCACCGGGTGTTTCTTTGTATAGAATCGTTCGCCATTTATATATTCCTTTATGGGTTGTCAGTTTTATCGGCTATCAGTTGTCAGATGTCAGGATTAGTAAAGAGGCGTTTGGTATCAACAAAATCTCTTAACTGAAAACCGTTAACTGTTAACTGACAACTATTAAAGCATCTGAAAATAATCTTGGAGTGGCGTGACCGTAATATCGCCTCGCTGCAACGCGTCAATAGCGTTAACAGCCGCAGCCGCACCGGGTATGGTTGAGAAAATCGGGATATCATGTGCTATCGCCATTTCACGAATTAGGAGTTCATTAGGACGATGTAAATCACCAGTCGGTGTGTTGATAATTAGATCCACTGCATGATTTTTGATGTAATCGTGAATCGTCGGTCTCCCTTTCCCGATACTGAAGACCAGTTCTGATTCCATTCCGTTGCGGAGTAGTACCTTTGCGGTTCCGTGCGTAGCGATAAGCTCAAAGCCCATATCAGTAAGTTTCTTGGCGATGAAGATAATGGCACGCTTGTCCTTATTCCTGACGCTAATGAAGACCTTGCCGCCGAGCGGTAAAGTATAACCGCACGCCTTCTGTGCCTTGGCAAAGGCGCGGGAAACATCAATATCAATTCCCATAACCTCTCCGGTCGATTTCATCTCGGGACCCAAGCGCGTGTTTGAACCCGGGAAGCGGTTAAAAGGAAATACGGGAGCCTTGACGCTGAAGTACGCAGGTTCAATTTCGTTCGTAAATCCAAGCTCAGCGAGGGTTTTGCCAGCCATCACACGTGCTGCGAGTTTTGCTAATGGCACACCAATGGCTTTGCTAACAAATGGAATGGTTCTGGATGCACGCGGGTTCACCTCAAGCACATAGATCTCGTCGTTTTTTATTGCATATTGGACATTCATCAAGCCGCGTACGTGCAATGCTTTCGCCAGGGCATAAGTAAAGATTTTGAGATTCTCAATCTGTTCATCTACGAGCGTATAAGGTGGTAACACGCAATCACTGTCCCCTGAATGGATGCCCGCCTCCTCAATGTGCTCCATGATTCCACCGATAACGGTCCGGTCTCCATCCGATATTGCATCAACATCCACTTCAATCGCTTCTTCAAGGTATTTATCAATGAGCACAGGATGTTCAGGTGAGGCTTGAACAGCGGAGTTCATGTAATCGTGTAGGAGCTCTTCATCATAGACGATCTGCATGGCGCGTCCGCCTAAAACATACGACGGACGAACGATAACGGGATAGCCGAGTGCCGCAGCAATAGGGGCGGCTTCCTCACTCGAAGTTGCGGTTCCGTTAGGCGGTTGCATTAACCCGATGTCATCTAAAACCGCTTTAAAAAGGCGCCGGTCCTCGGAACGGGCTATATCCTCAGGACTTGTGCCGATGATCGGCACACCCGCATCTTTGAGGGCAATCGCGAGGTTCAATGGGGTCTGCCCACCAAACTGCACAATGACACCCAGTGGCTTTTCTTTGTAATAAATATTGAGAACATCTTCACAGGTCAACGGCTCAAAGTAGAGTCGATCGGATGTATCATAATCGGTACTAACAGTCTCTGGGTTACTGTTTACCATGATGGTTTCATAACCGTCGGCTTTCAGTGCGAGGGCGGCATGGACACAACAGTAGTCGAATTCAATCCCCTGCCCAATACGGTTGGGACCACCACCAAGTATCATGATTTTGGGTTTATCAGACGGACGCACTTCGTCTTCACTTGAACAGGTTGAATAATAGTAAGGTGTTTCTGCTTCAAACTCCGCGGCACACGTGTCAACAGTTTTGAAAGTTGCGTCAACGCCGAGTCCCTTCCGGCATTCGCGGATGGTCTCTTCAGGAACGTTGTAGATATCCCCCAACTGCCGATCCGAAAACCCGAACTGTTTTGCTTGACGCAAGATGGCTTTCGGCAGTCGGAGACCTTCGGTAGTCAGCGGCTCGTTGTAGCGGTTGTTGTAGGCTTCGCCTGCTACAGGGTTCTCTTTCTGACCGCCACTTTCTGATGGCAGATGCCGATTTTCCTGTAAATGTTGATTCATAAGCTGTCGGGTATCGGGTTCGGACAAAGCGTTTTCAAAATCAACAATTTCCTTCATATTGTAGAGGAAAAATGGATCGATGTGTGTGTATGTGTAAATTTCCTCAATGCTCATCCCGCGGGCGAGGGCGGCTTTAATATAAAAGACGCGTTTGACGTTCGGAATACTCAACTTGCTCGGTAGTTCAGACAGTGGTAATTCATCAAGTGGATGGTTATCTAAACCGTGCCATCCAGTCTCCAACGAGCGCAACCCTTTTTGTAACGCTTCTTTAAAGGTTCTTCCAATAGCCATCGCCTCGCCGACAGATTTCATCTGTGTCGTGAGAGTCTCATCGGTCCCTTGAAACTTTTCAAAAGCCCATCTCGGAATCTTGACAACTACATAATCAATAGTCGGCTCGAAGCAGGCAGGCGTCTCAGCGGTAATGTCGTTGGGAATTTCATCTAAATTGTAGCCGACGGCGAGTTTCGCTGCGATTTTCGCGATTGGAAATCCAGTGGCTTTCGACGCAAGTGCGGAACTCCGAGAAACGCGGGGGTTCATCTCAATGACGACCTGCTTGCCAGTCTTTGGATCAACAGCAAATTGAATATTGGAACCGCCTGTGTCCACACCAATCTCACGAATAATCTTAATGGCTGAATCCCGCATCAGTTGATACTCTTTGTCCGTCAACGTTTGGATTGGGGCGACAGTGATACTATCACCAGTGTGGACGCCCATAGCGTCAACATTTTCGATGGAGCATATTATGACAACGTTGTCCGCGCCATCGCGCATAACTTCCAACTCGAATTCCTTCCACCCGATGACAGATTCTTCAATGAGCAGTTCGCTGATTGGACTCAGGGCAAGCCCCGA is a genomic window containing:
- a CDS encoding tetratricopeptide repeat protein yields the protein MFTHHYRLFPIVKTLITCFVLFISLSSIQGWCDTEGALNSRFERGVHYLAREQYGLALAEFQSIRQEFSTSENVESLAECYIGIVYQELNSLSAAVSAYQRALALTAPSDVHGTAHLHLGIVYKTQGELMLAENHLGQALALLPEIAEVHIHLGDVYVLQHRLNAAENAYRAGIRLNPDHTESYYGLGRVSELQNRLQQAMEYYDAALVRNQYLSQAHYRRALTYRRLGNSEQATAAMAQFRHLKTYEDTVHEYREALYLNPNLPMLYIKLGELHEAYSNFAAAVRIYETATQVHPSYVPAHIHLGEVFIKQRAFEKAASAYQRSTEIAPDDPQTWLKLGVIYINQQRFEPAIAAFKRAIGIDNTVAEAYNNLARLYAGLGEERQQAIDLAKRAVSLEPTARHYDTLAYTYYRNTQYAEALEAIHRAIALAPDTGAYKKLLLEIQAAQKENR
- the nagB gene encoding glucosamine-6-phosphate deaminase; translation: MEVIIQPTYAQLVAVSADIIRDALLKKPNLVLGLATGSTPIGLYEALARMHETEGLDFSAVTTFNLDEYVGIPRNHPYSYHTFMATHFFTAVNIRAENCHIPQSTAVAHEEFCEQYEAAIVNAGGIDIQVLGIGKDGHIGFNEPSSSLGSRTRIKTLTQSTLEANAPHFGGTVDAVPKMAITMGVGTIMEARRCMLLATGGSKAEAIANAVEGPITAEVPASVLQMHPRTVVIIDEAAASQLKRADYYKQVYANKQELLSEGY
- the carB gene encoding carbamoyl-phosphate synthase large subunit — translated: MPKRTDIQKILIIGSGAIIIGQACEFDYSGTQACKALKEEGYEITLVNSNPATIMTDPDFADQTYIEPITADTVELIIAKERPQALLPTLGGQTALNVSVELAESGVLEKYAVELIGAKLPAIQKAEDRALFKEAMTKIGLAVPQSGIAHTVQEALALVQEIGFPAIIRPAFTLGGTGGGIAYNIEEYEKMVASGLALSPISELLIEESVIGWKEFELEVMRDGADNVVIICSIENVDAMGVHTGDSITVAPIQTLTDKEYQLMRDSAIKIIREIGVDTGGSNIQFAVDPKTGKQVVIEMNPRVSRSSALASKATGFPIAKIAAKLAVGYNLDEIPNDITAETPACFEPTIDYVVVKIPRWAFEKFQGTDETLTTQMKSVGEAMAIGRTFKEALQKGLRSLETGWHGLDNHPLDELPLSELPSKLSIPNVKRVFYIKAALARGMSIEEIYTYTHIDPFFLYNMKEIVDFENALSEPDTRQLMNQHLQENRHLPSESGGQKENPVAGEAYNNRYNEPLTTEGLRLPKAILRQAKQFGFSDRQLGDIYNVPEETIRECRKGLGVDATFKTVDTCAAEFEAETPYYYSTCSSEDEVRPSDKPKIMILGGGPNRIGQGIEFDYCCVHAALALKADGYETIMVNSNPETVSTDYDTSDRLYFEPLTCEDVLNIYYKEKPLGVIVQFGGQTPLNLAIALKDAGVPIIGTSPEDIARSEDRRLFKAVLDDIGLMQPPNGTATSSEEAAPIAAALGYPVIVRPSYVLGGRAMQIVYDEELLHDYMNSAVQASPEHPVLIDKYLEEAIEVDVDAISDGDRTVIGGIMEHIEEAGIHSGDSDCVLPPYTLVDEQIENLKIFTYALAKALHVRGLMNVQYAIKNDEIYVLEVNPRASRTIPFVSKAIGVPLAKLAARVMAGKTLAELGFTNEIEPAYFSVKAPVFPFNRFPGSNTRLGPEMKSTGEVMGIDIDVSRAFAKAQKACGYTLPLGGKVFISVRNKDKRAIIFIAKKLTDMGFELIATHGTAKVLLRNGMESELVFSIGKGRPTIHDYIKNHAVDLIINTPTGDLHRPNELLIREMAIAHDIPIFSTIPGAAAAVNAIDALQRGDITVTPLQDYFQML
- a CDS encoding LamG domain-containing protein, yielding MRRLLMRLVMYVLTVALFVIGSALTTDAANVTDKGLILYFSFDEAKGGKLVDETGGGNDGKVVDGGSIDKNKGKYKGAMLFEKGAHSVTVDSFKELEDYTDNSYLFWLNFTDPNSGGWDQIIAKKAPGSDRSPGIWTCNRVPLHIHYRFNPGNAGTHCAGPDGENDTFDENKWYHIAGVKEKAELKFYVDGKEVVKIAVPKDHAQGAEKLYIGRTGYNAAKFWIDDLYVYDRAVSAKEVTEIMDGKLLPVEPADKLAATWGQLKKRRD
- a CDS encoding DNA helicase UvrBC — encoded protein: MANDSIQRNTRWVQTFDRILESLNLDVDRPVSVLQIEDGREVVVVQPNAFTISRIYATGRPDGMRPHGVDSYYDYFFAKVREYEEQHGTREGFQLEAEEWETLFEESFHRYTRYLLFAGIKRWEDVQRDTAMNLAVTNLARDCAPSEIAWRSYQYKGYMLMMHSIAKAELSLEADDTATALQHIDAGIQQIGEFCGECLREEHGEAENITRERYLSNLIEFRSDLETLDADATEAESDEEDILAELERLLNEDEE
- a CDS encoding sigma-54-dependent Fis family transcriptional regulator produces the protein MNTQKTVLIVDADRTERELVCETLAGQGLHLVVTRNMYQAFHHIEHLKVDILIAQLRAERIDGLTLLDAAAQHQPDVGVIFITEPNILETDIGIKAMLAYKDTFFLPKPVNPVHLAALLQRILENQRLAFENRQLQSQIDEKEGLRRLTGKSPQITKIRDMITQIAPTKATVMIYGARGTGKELVARAIHHRSLRRGSLIAFNCATLNENLAESELFGHERGAFSGAYHQRIGRFELAHGGTLFLDEVSQLSLSNQARLLRVLEEREFERVGGDKTIQVDVRVVCATNHDLEAACSRREFLPDLYDRLNVVPIYLPTLQERIEDVPLLVKDFLEEFSRQNSKSPITITPEAVRTLMKYDWPGNVRELKNCIEGVVVMSNQSTIQQIHLPERILNATGTEFSKYGLGYPAPTVPDVWQTGVNNGGQRLNVEVGMSLDEINREALRATLESVDNNKAKAAEILKVSRRTIQRKSKEYGLSDA
- a CDS encoding sugar phosphate isomerase/epimerase; amino-acid sequence: MKKGICIGSLPGNSTEARFKLAKEAGFDGVEINTLTDRAERSETKEIATQHQLEVFSVMNSKHWSCPLSDAEDAVRAESREGMLDSIATATVVGADAVLLVPAVVNEATHYEAAYERSQAEIRKLMPEATEKGITIAIENVWNKFLLSPMEFSQYLDEFEDETVTAYFDVGNIVLYGYPQHWIRSLGSRISKVHIKGFNANESRFTYLIEDCTIDWNAVMAALEDIGYDDYMTAELPVDGDNPEGRVHSISDDMDRIIAGNV
- a CDS encoding LamG domain-containing protein, whose amino-acid sequence is MRLMLYLFAVALLMVGSAFNTHATVTDDGLILYFSFDDATNGTVMDETGGGNDGVIDGAEIATDEKVYGNGSLLCDDGNDSVSVDSFPALEEYTDNSYLFWLNFTDVNSGAWNQIIAKKAPGSDRSPGIWTCNRAPLYIHYRFNPGNAGTLCAGPEGEDDEFTVGDWYHVAGVKEGDKLRFYVDGEEVVEQTVPASHAQGAEKLYIGKTGYASALFYIDDLYVYDRAVSADEVEIIKEGGLLTPVEPQDKLATTWGQLKTRRD